One Brienomyrus brachyistius isolate T26 chromosome 24, BBRACH_0.4, whole genome shotgun sequence DNA segment encodes these proteins:
- the LOC125719839 gene encoding RNA-binding motif protein, X chromosome-like — MAEADRPGKLFIGGLNTETTEEALEQYFGKYGRISEVLLMKDRETNKSRGFAFVTFESPADAKDAAREMNGKSLDGKPIKVEQATKPQFETGGRRGPPTLRGRGPPRGLRGTRGLSGMRGPPTREPFFKDMSSRGPPPLKRGPPIRDGGPPPKRSAPSGPMGRPPMSRERDPYGPPPPRRDGMLSRRDDYPSPRDDHYSTKDSYSSRDYMSSRDTRDYAPPPRDYAYRDYSSSRDDYGSLSRGYGDRDSYGGSREPRGYMDRPSAGSYRDPYDGYGNSRSAPPSRGPPPSYGGSGGSSRYDDYGGSSRDGYGSRDSYPSSRSDPYSASRGERMGRQERGPAPPIDRGYPPRDAYGSSSRGGLRGGGRGGSRVDRGIARSRY, encoded by the exons ATGGCCGAGGCAGATCGACCCGGAAAACTCTTTATCGGTGGGCTGAACACCGAAACCACAGAGGAGGCCCTTGAGCAGTACTTCGGCAAATATGGCCGGATATCTGAAG TGCTTTTGATGAAAGACCGTGAGACGAACAAGTCCAGGGGCTTTGCGTTTGTGACCTTTGAGAGCCCAGCTGATGCAAAGGATGCAGCGAGGGAGATGAATGGGAAG TCTCTTGACGGCAAGCCAATTAAAGTAGAGCAAGCAACAAAGCCCCAGTTTGAGACCGGAGGCCGCCGAGGCCCCCCTACTCTGCGTGGTCGTGGCCCACCGAGGGGTTTACGAGGAACCAGAGGACTGAGTGGAATGAGAGGCCCCCCAACAAGAG AACCCTTTTTTAAGGATATGTCATCGAGAGGCCCACCACCTCTGAAGAGAGGCCCACCAATTCGTGATGGCGGCCCACCCCCAAAGAGATCTGCACCATCAGGTCCAATGGGCCGAC CTCCGATGTCTCGAGAGCGGGATCCTTATGGTCCCCCACCACCTCGCAGAGATGGCATGCTTTCTAGGAGGGATGATTACCCGTCTCCTCGCGACGACCATTACAGCACGAAGGACAG CTACTCCAGCCGAGACTACATGAGCTCCAGGGACACCAGGGACTACGCTCCGCCGCCTCGCGATTACGCTTACCGCGACTACTCTAGCTCTCGTGATGATTATGGATCCTTGTCACGGGGCTACGG TGACCGTGACAGTTACGGTGGAAGCCGTGAGCCACGAGGCTACATGGATCGCCCGAGTGCGGGTTCCTACAGAGACCCCTACGATGGTTACG GTAACTCGCGCAGCGCCCCGCCCTCAAGGGGCCCTCCGCCATCCTACGGTGGAAGTGGCGGGAGCAGTCGCTATGACGACTATGGCGGCAGTTCCAGGGATGGTTACGGCAGTCGTGACAGTTACCCCAGCAGTCGCAGTGACCCATACTCTGCTAGCCGTGGCGAACGAATGGGCAGACAGGAGAGGGGACCTGCCCCCCCAATCGATAGAGGCTACCCTCCTCGCGACGCGTACGGCAGCTCGAGCCGCGGCGGGCTCCGTGGTGGCGGACGCGGAGGCAGCCGCGTGGATAGAGGAATCGCCCGCAGCAGATACTGA